The DNA sequence GGGAACCGCATAGCGTTTCCCCCTGGTCTGAGTTCCCGATTACAATCGGGATCTCAGACGCACCCCCTCCAGCAAGGGCGGCCGCGCTATGTTGGGCGCCTGCGCACCCAACGCGTCGGCCCCCTCGCAACGCACCCCGCTGAGGAACTAAGAGGATAATCCGGATCATGCCGCAAATGGCTCGATTCGACATGCATGGATCGATAGTTTGGGTATGTGAGGATCAATTTCTTTTGCCGCCATTTCGGCTATAGTACAAAAGTTCGTCCGTCCCCGATTCTCTGACGGCAGTGAGCGAAAAACCATTTGCCTGATAATAAAAGGGATGGATAAACCGACCCTTTGTGTTTCCAGAGTGCTTAAACCCATTTCAAGCTTCGCCGCACCGCTTTCCGCCATCCCAGATACCACACATCAAACTGCTTTTTATCTCCCGACGGCACAAAAGTCTTCTCTATCGAGATTATTTCAGCAAAAGTTTGTTTATCCCAGAATCCGCAGGAGATGCCGGCCATTCCCGCTGCTCCGAGGGCCGTGGTTTCGGTAATAACCGGTTTGATAACGGGTATACCCAGAAGGTCTGCCTGGAATTGCATGAGGAAATCGTTATTCGACGCCCCGCCGTCGACACGAAGATTTTCGACCGGTGTACCGACGCCGTCGTTGAAAACTTCGATTACATCACGGACCTGATAGGCCATTGACTCAAGCGCTGCCCTGATCACCGTATTGCGATCGGACTTGCGGGACAAACCGATAATCAGCGCACGGGCGTCGGGCGCCCAGTATGGCGCGCCAAGCCCCTGGAACGCAGGAACAAAATAAACATTCTCGTTGTTTCCCGCTTTTTCCGCCGCGGCAGCCGTTTCACCGGCATTCTCTATCAATCCCAGATTTTCTTCAAGCCACTGCACCGATGCTCCCCCCATGAACAGGCTCCCCTCCAGCGCATACCGCACGCCTTCCCGGGTTTTCCAGGCAACAGTCGCAACCAGCTTGTCGGAATGGACAACCCGCCTTTCGGTATTCCTGAGAATAAATATCCCCGTCCCATAGGTCGACTTGACAATACTGCTGTCCCACCCGAGCCGGCCGAACAGCGACGCCTGCTGATCGCCGAGGACGCCGGTGATTGGAATTTCTCTGCCGGTTATTGCTGCATCGGTTACTCCGAACAGGGCGTCGGAATCCTTTACCTCCGGAAGTATCTCCCGGGGGATATTAAAAAGCTCAAGCAGCTCACTGTCCCATGTCAAATCATGGATCGTATAGAGCATGGTTCGCGAGGCGTTTGACGGATCGGTCACATGGACCTTTTTGCCGGTAAGGTTCCACAGGACCCAGGTGTCAGGAGTGCCGAAAAGCAGCGCCCCTCTCTTTGCCTCTTTTCGTTCGGGATCATACCTGTCGAGTATCCAGGCAATCTTTGTCGCCGAGAAATAGGGATCGATAAAAAGCCCTGTTTTCTCCTTTACCAGCTCCTTGGAGCCTGCTATACGACGGCACCAGTCGGCAGTCCGGCGGTCCTGCCAGACAATCGCATTCCCCAGGGGTTTGCCGGTCGCCCTGTTCCATACCACGGTCGTTTCCCGCTGGTTGGCGACGCCGATTGCCGCTACCGACTCCTTTCCCACCCGACCGACAACATCGGCGAGCGCCTCAACAGTTGCCGCATACAACTCTTCAGGATCATGCTCGACCCATCCCGACTCAGGAAAGTGCTGCCTGAATTTTTTATAGGCTTGAGCTACGATAACACCATTCTTACCAAATGCAACAGCACGATTGCCGGTTGTCCCGAGATCTAAAGCGATAATTACTTTTTTATGGTCCATATTCCCTCTTCTTTCATCTCTCTTCCTCTCCCCCGCCTCAACCTTCACACTCTCGGTCTTTTAAATACCCATCCAACCCGCTCCCATACGTTTGCAGTGTGCAAGGCCAGAAAATGGTATAAGGCTGTCGCCACTTCTGCGGTCATAAGGTATCCATAGGCCTTGTGGGGATTGAGGTTCCCATTGCACGTGTAGTTATTATAGACAATCTGATCGAAAGGGCGAACATTGTTACTGTTCTCGCAATAGTGGTTCCGGAGGTTGTAATTCAAACAGGTGCTGTCGTCGAGGTCTGAAAAATTGAGCCATTTGTACCTGATATTGTCGGGAGTCGGCAGCTTTGTTTCGACGCACTTATCGATACCCATATCGAGTTTAATTTTGTTCATAATAACAGGGAACCCCAGCGGCGAACCAATCGTAATAAATGTATGGACCGGCACATCACGCACCGCGCATCGAAGAACATCATAGGCGATAATCGATCCCATGGAGTGGGCGAGAACACAGATATTCTTTCCCTGATGTTTTCTGATCAGCGACGCCAGTTCATTGCAGATAAGCTCGCGGGCCGGGCGTCTGTTTCCAGAGGAATCTTCGAGTGATTTATGATAGTAAACGTCAAGTTCTATGAACATCCTGCGAAGAATAATATCCGAAATCGTATCGATATTCATGAACCCCGACTTCCCTGCAATAAGCCTGAGTATCTGTTGATTGAAACTGCCGGTTATTTTTTTCCCGAAATCATCAGGTTCCCGGGGCCCGAAACAGGTACATTTTACATAGGGCTCCCACAGATAACAAGGACTGTCGGTGTCATCGATTGAAGGGTCCTGGGGTTCGGGGTGCATGTGGTGCGCCCAGTAGGCCATTTCGAATTGGAAGGGCTTTCGGGGAAGGTCGATTATCCTGAATCCTTCTTTAATCGAATCTACCCACCATGTGGAAAGTAACTCTTTCGGCGGCTTGTTTCGAAGTCCATGAATTCCAATGATTACCGTATTCATATTCTTATGAATCCTTGAACTGCTCGCAAAGCCTGAGATCATCAGTCATAAGCGCATGAATATTGCTTTCTTTTTGGGACATATCGATTATCGACCGAACAACCGCGGGATCGTTTACCGTCCAGCATTGGACCGGAATATTGCATGCACTAATTTTGTGCGGCTCCTGTATTACAAATTTGAAATGGGGATGAATAAAATCGAGCGCCTGTTTAACAGAAGTCGAAAGCGCTTTCCAGCTCTCCCACCTGTCAAAAATGAAAGCATAGCGCAGCTCCAATCGCCTCGTTGCGGCAATAGCGGCATGTAATATCTCTCCGGAAAAACTGCTCACTGTGACGTCACCGGCAGGACGATATGATTCCAGGGCTTCAACCAGGAGAGGAATAAAGATCTCACGCTCCCAGGCGCCGGCTTTGATTTCAAAGCATATCCCGGTCCGGTGGTCCACCGTTTTCAGGACGTCATGTATATCCGGCAGGATACATTCCGGATTGTGGACCGATTTACGATATAATGTCCGCAGATGATCAAGAGAAATTGCGCCGATATCGACTTTCTTACCCGATGTATCGGCGATTGATGTATTGTGCATTATGGCAATTCTGTAATCGGCCGTCATCTGGATATCGCACTCAAAACCGATAAGTGTTTTATTGTTCTCCGGATGTCTGATCACCGCTTCAAAGGCTTCGATCGAATTTTCGGGATAGAGTGAGGAATATCCCCGGTGGGCGATGAATTTCATGCTCGTTTCCTTTCACTCAGCGCAAAAGGCGTCGAACGCGTAACCACGACCACCGCGCCGCTCTCCCGGGTATCGTCCAGTGCGGTATCACCTCGCCGGACCGGAAGTTTTATTTTCAGGGCATACAGTTTATTCAGGAGTTTCGGTATATCCTTTTTCAAAACAGGAGTTGCTGTCTTTACCGGCACACAGGGGTGATCAATCGATTCGGTCGGCACAACACAGGTTACAATCCGTTTTGGAGCAGAAGCTTCTTCGACGCCGTAGGTTTCTCCCCGCTTGCATTTATTCCCTTCAACCAGATACCCTCCGGCGCTTTTACGCACTGTCAACCGGCAACCGTTGGGGCAGACAATACAGATTGTGCTGAGTGTTTTATTCATTGTTTATCGTAATGAGAATTCTACCGAAGCATAAGGTGAAATCTTTTTCATGGTATCTTTTTTAAGACTGAGTGAAATCATCTCAGCGGGCCGCACATACCGAAGGGACTGCTTATGAACAATTGAATCTTTCTGTCGGATAATCAATTCCGCTTTGTCTTTTACTATCATCGAGCGCATATAAAAACGGGTTTCCCTTCCGGATTCGCATTGATTTGGTATAACATATTTCAGGTTTGCGCCCACCGCGACCGGGACCGTTTTGGCCTGTTGTTTTACTGCGCCTTTTTTCAGGTAGCCGGCGACACTCTTTCCGCATCGCTCCGACTCTTCGGTAACATAATCAACCAGATCGTGTACATGAAGCGCATTGCCGCAGGCAAAAACACCTTCAACATTGGTCTGATATCCCTGATCGACAATCGGCCCGCCGGTATCGGGATTGAGAACGACCTCCGCTTTTTGGGAGAGTTCATTCTCGGGAATCAATCCTACCGACAGAAGGACCGTATCACAGGGGATAGTGAACGCTTGTGATGAATCCGGCGCGCCATTGATTAGTGGTGAAATCTCAACACTGTCGACCCTGTCTTTCCCATTTATGTTCGTGACCCCATGGCTGAGATAAAGAGGAATATCAAAATCCTGAAGACACTGAACGATATTCCTGGTCAATCCTGAGGGGTATGGAAGGATTTCCACTACGCCGAGGACATTGGCGCCCACCCAGGTCATCCGTCGGGCCATGATCAGTCCGATATCACCGGAGCCGACAATCACCACTCTTTTCCCGGGTATGCAACCCTCGATATTGAGTAACCGCTGTGCCAGGCCGGCGGTAAATATTCCCGCCGCCCGCGTTCCCGGGATACCGATATTTCCCCGGTTTCGCTCTCTGCAGCCCATGGCCAGGACAATCGAACGAGTCTGCAGCAGGAGCACGCCGTGCCCGGCCGAATAGGCCGTAACCGTTTTGGCATCCGGCTTTGCGCTTATATCAACCGCTGTTGTTTCGAGGTATATATCAACAGGAAATGTTTTGAGGCGGCCAATAAACAATTCGGCATATTCCGGCCCGGTAAGCTCTTCGTTGAAATGGTGCAGACCGAAACCATTATGAATGCATTGCATGAGTATGCCGCCCGGATGGTTTTCCCGGTCCAGCACCGCAACCGAAAACCCCGCATCAGAAATCTCACACGCCGCAGCCATTCCCGCTGCCCCGGCGCCGATTATAATGGTATCGTAGAGTTTTTTTATTACCATTTTAGCTATTGAAATCTATATAATTACCAGCCTGGTCACGGCGTGTCATGCCGGACTCGCCTGTCCCGAACGTGATTCGAGGCCGGAATGACGGAGTACATAGGCATTTGATTTGGTAGCTCTCAATAAATATGAGATAAACAATTCCTCTTCAGTCCTTCTTTCCAATCTTCCCCACAATCTCAAAACTTCCACCTCCCCGTTTTGTAAATTCCCTTATGTCTTTTCCTGTTTCCCGCGCCAGAATTTTCAGGATCTTATAGGTGCAAAATCCGCCCTGGCACCGTCCCATCCCGGCGCGGGTATAGAATTTTATCCCATCAAGAGTGGTATGCCCCTTGCGAATCGCCTCAACAATCTCGGCTTCAGAGACCGTTTCACATCGACAGACAATCGAGCCGAACATCGGATTGGTATCGATTAATTGTGCCGCCTGTTCGGGTGACTGTTTTCGTACGGAAACCGTTTTTTCCAGGCGCGGATTGAACGAATCTTTTTCCGTCAATTTCAATCCGGCCTGTTTTAGCAGATCTTTGACATATTCGGCAATGGCCGGCGACGCCGTCAGGCCGGGAGACTGAACACCGGCAACCTGAATGAACCGCGGTCTTTTCTTTGAAATATCGATGTAAAAATCATTTCCTTTGAGTGCCGGACGCGTTCCTGCAAAGGAGGTGATAATATCTTTCCGCGACACCGAGGGCGTCATGTGTTTTGCCTGAGTAAAAACTTTTTCCAGGTTTTCGGCAGTTGTAGAGACATCGTCTTTTTCCTCAACCATCTCGGCGGTCGGCCCGATCATGGTTGTGCCCTCAACCGTGGGGATGACCAGGATGCCTTTAGAGTTTTTCGACGGCAGAGGGAATAGTACATGATTGGGAAAGGCCTCCGAATTCCGGTCTAAAAGGTACTCCTCACCTTTCCTTCCGTGAATACTGAACCGTTCTGCTTTAAAAAGACGCGAAACCTTATCGGCATGGAGCCCGGCGGCATTCACGACATATTTTGCTTTGACTCGCTGATTATTTTCGGAAATAAGCTCGTAATGGCCGGACTTCTCCTCTACAGCAATAACGTCAAATCCTGTTCGCAACTCCACGCCGTTCTGAGCGGCACATTCGGCAAGAGCAAAAACATAGCGGTACGGCTCGATTATTCCCCCCGAAGGGGCAAAGAGCGCACCAACAGCATCGGGATTGATATGGGGTTCGAGATACCGGAGACGCCGGGCATTGCAAACCTCCAACCCTTCAACACCATTGGCAATCCCCTGCCCATACAAATATTCGACAATGCTCATCTCCTCTTCAGAAAAGGCAACAACCAGGATACCAACCCGTTTGAACGGAAATCCAAGCTCATAATGGAGCTTTTCAAACATCAGATTACCCATAATCTCGAGCTTTGCTTTCAGGGTGTCTGCTTTATGATGAAATCCGCCATGAATAATGCCCGAATTGGCCTTGGAAACACCAAATCCCACATCAACGCATTTTTCAATAAGAATTGTCTTTATGTGGTATGCAGATAAGGCCCTGGCGATCGCCGTGCCGCAGACACCTGCCCCGATAATTGCAACATCGTGCGTTTTTGCGCCCATATAGTAATTATATCATAAATTTCGACGAATTACCGTAATAAAGCGCGTGTCAACAGGGACGTGGTCGTGATGGGTCATGCCGGGTACGATGAACACGGTTTCCGGGAATGCGGGAGTCCATGAGTGAGGTATCACGTATTCCAAAGGTCCCCTCAGGGGATCACGCCCCCTACCGCCGCGCGACTCCCGATGTCAAACGCTCCATAATCATGCCCTCGATTTCAACCGGCCGACGGGAGGGTTTGGCGGGAAAGGTGCGACGATTGAGGAGATAGCGTATCATGGAATGAAATATCGCGGCGTCGTTAAAGTTGTATGATGTCAGGCCCCGTTTGACCGAATCGTACCGGTCATCAAAACCGACAACAGATACCTGTCCGGGCACCTCAATCCCCTTTTCTTCACAGTAATGAAGTGCAGCCAGGGCTATTTCATCATTGGCGCACACCCATGCGGTAATATCGCTGTTTTTGGCGGCCTTTTCAAACAATTCGCCGGTTCGCATGTGAAGCTCTCCCCTGGAAAAAAGCTCATTGGGAATGAAATCGAGAAAATTGAAATCGGTCAGGCGAAGAAACTCTTTTGGCTTGCCCTTTTTCCACTCATTATAAAAGGCAAGCAGGGAATCGTATCCTGCTCTCCGGCAGGCCTCATCGGAATAAAATTCGTGAATGAGCGGAGGATTGTTGAAAACAAAGGGTACAACCTCACTGCCGTTATCGGCCGAATCGTAGACATCAACAAATCCCTTCAGACGGTTCTGAGACCAGGCCGAAGCATGAAAAGGAGATATGTAGGCGATTTTTCTATGACCCAGACCATAGAGATACCGGGCCATTTTGCGGGCAGGATGCGACGAAACGCGGGAACAGAAAATCTGAGCATTGACCGACGGTATCAACGGATTCAGTTTCCATCCTCCGATATCATCAAGAATTGCAATCGGTTTCTTGAAATGTCCCAAAGTCCTTAAGACACTATCCCACCCGGCGTCGGGAGCCTTCACAGGAACAAGATATCCGAGCGTGTTATCATCATCGGAATAGTCGGAAAACACATGAGTAGCATCCTCAAACCGTAATTCACCATCATCAAGAAAATATTTTACAACATCATACTGGATCCCGGCCTTTTTACATTCGACCTCAAAATAACGAATAAATTCTCCGGTAGTGTTGAACTCAACCGGACCTTCCACCATGGTAAAAAAGACAATCCGCACATTCGATTTTCCTGAAAACAACGGGGGTACCATAAAGGTTCTTTTACAGGGGACAATTACCCCCTCCGCACACAGTGAGTCAAGCGATTTTTTTAATGTCAAAAACGCAACGTTATAACGATTTTTTATCTCCTTATGAGAAGGGAATGGGTCACCGGGGGGATAGACGCCGTTGAGGATGTCTTTGCGTATCTGCTCACGCACCCTTTTCCAGGCATATTGCGATTCTTCTTTTGACGGGATTTCATTCGATTGCTCCTGATACTGAACACACTCCTCCGGATCAAACCGGTCTACACATACCCGTATTCTCTGACTCGGGAGCCCCTCCAGAACCCCCTGCTCTTTAAGTCTTTGCGTGGCCTTGCACATGGTTGTAATTGACACCTTGGCATCAGATGAGAGGGTCTTTATCGGAGGAAGATGGTGTATTTTGGTGAATTTTCCGGAATTTATCCCTCCAATAATGTATTCTATTGCACTCTGTACGCCTGGAGAAGTCCTTCTGGGCATTATTTCCGCCTGTTAGTGGAAAAAGAACCGATATTACAACTATTCTATCAATATAATGAATTGTTTAAACATTTTCCAGAATGAGGAATAGAATTTTGCCTTGTTCCCTCGAAAAAAATTGAACAGGTCATCAGGATGTGCGGTATCGATAATGTAATGGCCCTGGCCGCATAAAAAAGCCGGTTCAAACCGATAACAGTATCAACCGAGAAACTGCCTGATATCAAACCAGCGGGTCATCCTCCACACCAGAAAATAGCCGTATCTGCTGTGAATGTTGAATATCTGGTCTAACAAAAGATGCTGAAAGACCCCGGCGGTAACGCCAAGAATCCATGGGTTCCAACGGGAAAACCATGAAATGAGGAAAAGAAGAATGACAATTTCCCATCCGTGGAAAATAATGACAATTTTTTTATAGGCTGGTTCTTTAAAAGTCTCAAAAAATTTCTTGATATTAAAATCCCACCCATACTCACGGACATAATCGAGACAATGATCCAGATCGATAAGAAACCCCGACAAAAAAGATGCCACGCTGAGGGGAATTGACCTGAAAAGGGCATAAAGTCCACCTGATATTATCGCAGAAATGGTGAGATGGGTCGATAATTTCATGCTATTCCCTTAACCATTCAAGTGCGCTTTTTTCATCAGGAAACCACTTCAATTTACTCGTACCGCTTCCAAGGTTTACAAAGATGATCATTGCTTTCATTACCCCACCGACACCTCCAAGAACCGCAATCTTTTTCAAG is a window from the Chitinivibrionales bacterium genome containing:
- a CDS encoding FAD-dependent oxidoreductase is translated as MGAKTHDVAIIGAGVCGTAIARALSAYHIKTILIEKCVDVGFGVSKANSGIIHGGFHHKADTLKAKLEIMGNLMFEKLHYELGFPFKRVGILVVAFSEEEMSIVEYLYGQGIANGVEGLEVCNARRLRYLEPHINPDAVGALFAPSGGIIEPYRYVFALAECAAQNGVELRTGFDVIAVEEKSGHYELISENNQRVKAKYVVNAAGLHADKVSRLFKAERFSIHGRKGEEYLLDRNSEAFPNHVLFPLPSKNSKGILVIPTVEGTTMIGPTAEMVEEKDDVSTTAENLEKVFTQAKHMTPSVSRKDIITSFAGTRPALKGNDFYIDISKKRPRFIQVAGVQSPGLTASPAIAEYVKDLLKQAGLKLTEKDSFNPRLEKTVSVRKQSPEQAAQLIDTNPMFGSIVCRCETVSEAEIVEAIRKGHTTLDGIKFYTRAGMGRCQGGFCTYKILKILARETGKDIREFTKRGGGSFEIVGKIGKKD
- a CDS encoding DUF1667 domain-containing protein → MNKTLSTICIVCPNGCRLTVRKSAGGYLVEGNKCKRGETYGVEEASAPKRIVTCVVPTESIDHPCVPVKTATPVLKKDIPKLLNKLYALKIKLPVRRGDTALDDTRESGAVVVVTRSTPFALSERKRA
- a CDS encoding NAD(P)-binding protein; its protein translation is MVIKKLYDTIIIGAGAAGMAAACEISDAGFSVAVLDRENHPGGILMQCIHNGFGLHHFNEELTGPEYAELFIGRLKTFPVDIYLETTAVDISAKPDAKTVTAYSAGHGVLLLQTRSIVLAMGCRERNRGNIGIPGTRAAGIFTAGLAQRLLNIEGCIPGKRVVIVGSGDIGLIMARRMTWVGANVLGVVEILPYPSGLTRNIVQCLQDFDIPLYLSHGVTNINGKDRVDSVEISPLINGAPDSSQAFTIPCDTVLLSVGLIPENELSQKAEVVLNPDTGGPIVDQGYQTNVEGVFACGNALHVHDLVDYVTEESERCGKSVAGYLKKGAVKQQAKTVPVAVGANLKYVIPNQCESGRETRFYMRSMIVKDKAELIIRQKDSIVHKQSLRYVRPAEMISLSLKKDTMKKISPYASVEFSLR
- the glpK gene encoding glycerol kinase GlpK; this encodes MDHKKVIIALDLGTTGNRAVAFGKNGVIVAQAYKKFRQHFPESGWVEHDPEELYAATVEALADVVGRVGKESVAAIGVANQRETTVVWNRATGKPLGNAIVWQDRRTADWCRRIAGSKELVKEKTGLFIDPYFSATKIAWILDRYDPERKEAKRGALLFGTPDTWVLWNLTGKKVHVTDPSNASRTMLYTIHDLTWDSELLELFNIPREILPEVKDSDALFGVTDAAITGREIPITGVLGDQQASLFGRLGWDSSIVKSTYGTGIFILRNTERRVVHSDKLVATVAWKTREGVRYALEGSLFMGGASVQWLEENLGLIENAGETAAAAEKAGNNENVYFVPAFQGLGAPYWAPDARALIIGLSRKSDRNTVIRAALESMAYQVRDVIEVFNDGVGTPVENLRVDGGASNNDFLMQFQADLLGIPVIKPVITETTALGAAGMAGISCGFWDKQTFAEIISIEKTFVPSGDKKQFDVWYLGWRKAVRRSLKWV
- a CDS encoding GntR family transcriptional regulator yields the protein MPRRTSPGVQSAIEYIIGGINSGKFTKIHHLPPIKTLSSDAKVSITTMCKATQRLKEQGVLEGLPSQRIRVCVDRFDPEECVQYQEQSNEIPSKEESQYAWKRVREQIRKDILNGVYPPGDPFPSHKEIKNRYNVAFLTLKKSLDSLCAEGVIVPCKRTFMVPPLFSGKSNVRIVFFTMVEGPVEFNTTGEFIRYFEVECKKAGIQYDVVKYFLDDGELRFEDATHVFSDYSDDDNTLGYLVPVKAPDAGWDSVLRTLGHFKKPIAILDDIGGWKLNPLIPSVNAQIFCSRVSSHPARKMARYLYGLGHRKIAYISPFHASAWSQNRLKGFVDVYDSADNGSEVVPFVFNNPPLIHEFYSDEACRRAGYDSLLAFYNEWKKGKPKEFLRLTDFNFLDFIPNELFSRGELHMRTGELFEKAAKNSDITAWVCANDEIALAALHYCEEKGIEVPGQVSVVGFDDRYDSVKRGLTSYNFNDAAIFHSMIRYLLNRRTFPAKPSRRPVEIEGMIMERLTSGVARR